A single Vicinamibacteria bacterium DNA region contains:
- a CDS encoding alpha/beta hydrolase codes for MPFETSFIYFPSRLLEVTPADFGLAFEEVYLAAEDGVRIHAWRLPLPSPRFTILFAHGNAGNISHRLDRARLMGSRLAAEVFLFDYRGYGRSEGRPDEGGTYRDARAAYLYLTETRGVPPDRLVLFGESLGSAVVLDLALERAARALVLESPFTSIPDMARLVLPWLPLSALLQTRYDNLAKVGGLKVPLLVLHGDRDEVVPFAQGQRVFEAAPEPKRFHRIAGAGHNDTYLRGGEAYWAVLDEFLRQGPLAAEGRS; via the coding sequence GTGCCCTTCGAGACGAGCTTCATCTATTTCCCCTCCCGCCTTCTGGAGGTCACGCCCGCGGACTTCGGCCTCGCCTTCGAGGAGGTCTATCTCGCGGCCGAGGACGGGGTCAGGATCCACGCCTGGCGGCTCCCCCTCCCGAGCCCCCGCTTCACCATCCTCTTCGCCCACGGCAACGCCGGCAACATCAGCCACCGCCTGGACCGCGCGCGCCTCATGGGGTCGCGGCTCGCGGCCGAGGTCTTTCTTTTCGACTACCGCGGCTATGGGAGGAGCGAGGGAAGGCCGGACGAGGGGGGGACGTATCGAGACGCAAGGGCCGCGTATCTTTACCTCACGGAGACGCGGGGGGTGCCCCCGGATCGGCTGGTCCTCTTCGGGGAGTCGCTGGGGTCGGCGGTCGTCTTGGACCTAGCCCTCGAGCGAGCGGCCCGCGCCCTCGTCCTCGAGTCCCCCTTCACCTCCATCCCGGACATGGCGCGCCTCGTGCTCCCCTGGCTTCCCCTGTCGGCGCTTCTCCAAACCCGGTACGACAACCTCGCCAAGGTGGGCGGTCTCAAGGTCCCCCTCCTCGTCCTGCACGGCGACCGGGACGAAGTGGTGCCCTTCGCGCAGGGGCAGCGGGTGTTCGAGGCGGCGCCGGAGCCCAAGCGCTTCCACCGGATCGCGGGGGCCGGGCACAACGACACCTACCTCCGGGGAGGCGAAGCTTACTGGGCAGTGCTCGATGAGTTCCTACGGCAGGGTCCGCTCGCCGCGGAGGGACGCTCCTAG